TTGTAACTCAATTTTATCTTATCTGTTGGATGTGCTACCAGTATGAAAAAATGCTATTCCTAAAGTAGGTTCTTGTAGTTTGGAATCACTCTAGTTTGAACAATTATTGCCGCCGCTAACCACACCGATGCATAAGGCCCTTTTGCATGTCAAAGAAACATTCCGTTATAAAGACTTTTTATTATTAAAGTACTTGGAATCAGTTTTTTACAAACCCAAAACTCCATTGGATGCTGAAGTATAAAAAATCTAATCAGCTTCATATCCATCATCTCGTTTGTCACTTTTCTTGCACGACTTACGGTTAATACGGATGCCCCGTTGGGCAGGCGGAGGAGGACTAAGATTTGTTGGAATAAGCAGGAGAAGTAAGTTTTATTTGCTTCGAGGAAGAGAAGTATCAGGTATGTCTAGGGACATTATAGCTCTTTTTTGGTGATAAGACGCTTGGATGTTACCTTCTTCTCCCCAATTAAGTCCTCAAGAGTATCATACAATATAATATTAGAGTGATGATACACACCGAAGGTGTAAAGCACGATCTGCAGCGCAAAAAAATCCAAGGGTTGTTAGGGCAGCCCTAGGGGGAATTTGCAGGGGGTGGGGCCAAAGGTGGGGCCCTTTGTTTTTTCTCTCTCACACGGTGCAGCCGCGGGATTTCCTCCACGGTACACCAATGATTTTCGATAATATTAAGTCCGCACCATTGTTATATATGCCATATCACCTATAATATTTCGTCTTTAAATCGACTGGGATTCGAGTGCAATCCTTACAAATATTGGTATTTGATACGAATGCAGATAAGCCAAGAACTTATAATGCAGTCGACAAACATGAAAGAGTTTATATCAGTGAACTGACTAAAGCCTAAGAAAAACCAAAGAAACTCAACGTATAATGTAACCGTGATGAACTCCTACGCCATATCACTTATTAGACCCCTTTGTCGAACCCTTGGATGCCACCCCATACAAATTCAGGGTCTTCATAAACACAATGAACCTAAATTAACCTTTACGCAAAAGAAACGATTTAGTCGAACCAAACCAACAACATGAAAACACACATTTGTTATCTACTTGAAAGTCAAAATTTCCTTCATCTAatataacccaatttttttttacaaatctATCTATTTCCAACATTCTCCTTCTGTTTCTTGATCTTAAAAACCTTCTTGACAATCTCCTGCTCCTAAACCAACAAAACACAAATAATCCTACAAATAACAAAGAAATTTTTAGTTAACAATATTCATTCAAGTTACCGCAAATCTGCAATGGTCTCATATATGACAATATTATTGACATATATTGTTGATTTAAAAAATATTCAAGTTGATTACGTTTCTCATATGatcataaaacctaaaaaaaaatagtgtGATGGTATATGTGACAGCTTAATCTAAGCTAGCCTAAGCTATTATTCCGTTTATGAAGTACAGTTAGAATTTCTTGCAAGAATGTATTTGCGATTTTAAGGTGCAACATCGATTGCATATAATTAAGTAGATTCAAAGATTCAAAAAAGATATACCAAATCCTTGCGGAAATTTATCAGGATTCCCATAGTACTTTCGAGCTTCCCATGAAAAGCTTGAGCATACCTGCAAAACAAATGCATATTAGTAATCAACcaataataagaaaaagaaaaaacacgacCAATACCGTAGATGAAAAGCTTTTGAGCGTACTTGCAAAACAAAAACTACGATCAATACCGAAGAACAAAAAAGCAATGTGCAGTATTTTATCCAATTTTAAGGTGCAACGTCAAACTTGCAAACAGAAAAGAGCTCGCGTTATCACCAACGGTGCCAAATTTCAGTATCAACTTATATTGGGTATCACAATATTTAATCAACTTGCATATAAGAAGATTCAAAAATTCCAAAGAGATATACCAAATCCTTTACCTCTTGCGGAAATTGATCAGGATTCCCATAAACACTTTCGAGTTTCCCATGAAACACTTTTGAACGTacctgaaaaacaaaaaacaaacgcAAATCATTgatcaacaaataataataaaaagaaaaaactcgaACAATACCGTAGAAGAAAAAGTGACGTGCAAATAATGTCTTGTCCTATTCTTGAGTGCTTTATATAGACCAAAGCCTGCAAAATTCATTAACTTAGTTTTGgaaataatataataaatttCTTACAGTTTTTAGTATATTTTTGGATAGCAGAATATTTTCCGATAACTATGTTATTTGTTGCAATCTTTTGTCTAATTAATCCCTTATTTAACaatccaaaaaatatattttgtacaaaAATGTTAAATATCTATTTTCACGTCCAGTaatataattaatattttttattttattttttgtgtttgcttttgtacacaattgagatatattgagCATTTTCtacacatttaagaatgagaatcttTTTTTTATGGAATGAAAAATAATTTTGAAACTCATTCATCATTTTGTATCTCATTCATCCTTGAATTGCTTCGATCACATATCACAAAAGTGAAGCAGTAGGGACAAAAACATAGGCGCAAAATCATAAAAGGGAAAAAATCATAGGAACGGTAGCAATTAAGATATGAAACAAAGATAACCATAAAAAAAATACGCTCATTACCTCACCTATACACTCGTATGAAAGTAAACGTGCAAATTTAATTTTATTGTTTCAGTATTGACTATGAGGAACGATTACGATCAACtgcaaaacaaaaccaaatataAATTAAAAGGAACAAAAATACTACACAATAAAAGGAATAaaggaataaaaaaaaactacGGTTGCGTGATAGAAGACGTTTAAGGAAAAACTGTGAACTATGAAAGATAAAAGTTCATCGCTTCATCCTTCGCTGTGAGGATATATcaccatcatctgcaaaaaaattcaatttccaaaataaaaaaccaaaaaacaataaaattataGGAGAAGAAAAAACAATAGGGTAAATGATAAGAGTTTACCTTTGTGCGAGTGCTTTATATAGAATTCGACCAAGCCCGAAAATTCCATAAATAGAAGACGATTTATTGGAAATAATATCAATTTATGGTAGCCATATTTATGTTCTGAAGAAGGAAAAAACTAAATCTTGGAAATAATATGGATTGATATTCGTAAATTTCTTACCATAATTTGGTTGAAAAGAAACTGCATCATGCATTAACGaggaaacaaaaaataattatgaattgggaaaagaaaaatagaataaGTCATGCTATTGTTGAAGGCAGCAAATGcaggaaacaaacaaaaaaaattaagaattgggaaaagaaaaatatAGTAAGTCATGCAACTGCTGAAGGCAGTAAATGATGAACccaaaaattagaaaaagcaagAATTTTGATCGCCAGTGTAAGAATAAACAGAAAGTTGATCTGGTTTCAGGTACACATATTATTCGCCCCAAATTCCTTTTCCCATGGAAAACTAAAAATGCTCAAAGCACAAATTCtaagaaacaaaatatcaaaCTCATCACCTCATCTTTACACGACATCATTGAATGTTGATTTATCGCCACTAAAGCAAAGAGATTCATAACCAACATATGCAAATCAAAAACCAAACATCATCAAAAAGATCCGatattcattattattattaacaataataaaaaaaccAAGAAGAAAAAACCTTAGCGGAAAAAAACTCACCACGTGATCCCAACCTTGCAGAGCACTTTATATAGATAGCATGAGCATGAAATTTCCAGGAAAACAAAACCTCAAAATAGGTAAAACAATATTTAATTTAAGGAATAAAATCGTGATAGGTATCAAAATCTCTTTAAATTTTGGACATATGTATTATatccatatcatcataatcagtgGTTGGAAATATATTAGTATACAAAATCCGGGGCATATCAAGACATAACAAAATTAACAATTCACCTTatttaatctttctttttttaatttattttacatctattttgttttaattatggtataaacaaaattaaaaaaaagtaaCGTGTCAATGACGTTAACTAATTCAACAATATTGCTcgtttttttatgattattttgtatGAGCTTAGCCggttaatttttttgtttgtttgctcGATTATTTATATGCTAATCAATATTTGTTCctattattttgtttcaaattctAACGATTGCGCAATTTTTCTGTTGTCAAAAAGGATTAACAATAAAGTTATTTGCAAGAGAGACACATTCTCTGATCGAAAGGTTATTATCCACAATCaatttaatcatttttttaaGTTTCTCATTATCGGAAGTGTCATCGGGAATAATTGATTCTAATTGATAGAACGAAATTGTAATTATGAAAAAAGAAATTCGAAGAATTGTAATAGGACATTGGatatatttttcataattttttttttaatttattaatgTTATAATCGATGATGCGATTGGTTGCGTGATTATTTTCGTGAATGAtgcatgattaatttagtttttggGTGAAACCGTGAATGCATGACTTAATTagttttgttaatattttattttttgagataAACTTTTATTGGCAACAAAatatttgtttccaaaaaaaatttgTGGAATCTTTTTGCAATTTTCCTTATGGTACAGTCAAATAAACTTCCTTTCTAAAAATtcggtggggccagaatcaaccagaagctccgattaaccacgtcgatcgaaaaaactctatttttatataaaaaatttaGAATGCAAAAACATTTAATgccaaaaaacaaaataaaaaaaagagaaaaatatcgtttggtccttttttaggtgggcccatgtctgtttagttctttggtcaaacgcctttactgtttggtccataattatttaaaaatatttaaatggacaaaaatacccttccgtgttaattttttttgtagcagttcattcttcaaaatgaactgcTGTTAATTTCTGCTtactttttcagaaatcacctaaaaaaacagagttcattccagaaaatgaactccatataaaacctaaaaaaacagagtttattccagaaatgagctccatataaaaacctaaaaaaacagagttcattccagaaatgaactccatataaaaacctaataaagcagagttcattccaaaaatgaacttcatataaaaacctaaaaaaacagacttcattccagaaatgaagtccatataaaaacctaaaaaaacatacttcattccagaaatgaagtccatataaaaacctacacaaaccagagttcattccaaaaatgaactccatataaaaacctaaaaaaacagacttcattccagaaatgaagtccatataaaacctatacaaaccagagttcattccagaaatgaactccatataaaaacctaaaaaaacagacttcattccagaaatgaagtccatacaaaaacctaaaaaaacagacttcattccaaaaatgaagtccatataaaaacctacaaaaaccagagttcattccagaaatgaagtccatataaaaacctaaaaaaacagacttccttcaagaaatgaagtccatataaaaacctaaaaaaacagacttccttccagaaatgaagtccatataaaaacctacacaaaccagagttcattccagaaatgaagtccatataaaaacctaaaaatacagacttcattccagaaatgaagtccatataaaacctatacaaactagagttcattccagaaatgaagtccgtataaaaacctatacaaactagagttcattccaggaatgaagtccatataaaaacctaaaaaaacagacttcattccagaaatgaagtccatataaaaacctatacaaaccagacttcatttctggaatgaactccatataaaaacatcagcagcatcatcttcatcttcaacaacaacagcaacaacaaagaacttcatcaaaattcatcgtcgtcattcatcttcaacaacagcagcaacaaaaaaCGACGAAAAACacccaaatcttcatcttcttcatcgatttcaacaacatcatattcatcaacgtcttcaatatcatcttcatcgatttcatcatcttcatcgccgtcttcaacagaaacaacaacatcatcgtcttcatcttcttctttatcaaaACGTCAActgaaaaaaccctaaaaaacagagttcatcttcatcttcaacacaagcagcagcaacaacatgagATCGTCGTCTTCTTCATCAAGTAGATCGAGTTCGTCATCGTCTTCAACATCAaatcatcaagaaaaaaaaaagagagaaaagtagatccgaaaaagaaaagaagatgagagagaaagtaaatctgagaatgagatattttctagtaATTTTGGTATATATGTGGtcatcctaggaccaaaccattatttgcaggaccaaacaataatataagggTATTTATGCCACCACACAATGAAAACTACATCATCTtaagaccaaaccataatttttaggaccaaactataatatattttcccaaatagtaccaaacagacacatgactgagtcaactggactagattctctctaatatattatttctaggaccataTAGTATTTCCTAGATAAAAAAAACATCCAgattctctctaatatattattcctaggaccatATAGTATTTCCtagataaaaaaaacaaaaggtaTTTTAGAATACCTCATGGTGctatcttcatcttcctcctctcCTCTACACCGTGCCTCGAACCCGTGTCTTTATGGTTATATGGTACAAACCATACCACTAAAGCCACGGAGGCGTTGGTGCCTGaacttaatatatttttcgaaatGTACTGAAACAGAGAAAATGAAAGATACAAAAATTAACTCAAATTCAAAATCACTACTCGTCCCTCACTTCCCCGTCCGTGCCCAAAATTCCACTCAGATTCAATCGATTTTACCCTATTTTGTTGTCCCTACAACCAAACACGTACAATCGAAGGGTGCAATTTCTTTCCTTGTTCTATCAATCATCGATTTTGTTTTACAGAAACTTTTTAACCTAGCCCAGTGGTATGTATTTCAATTCCTTTTCTTTAGTACTGCATGTTTGACTTGAGTTTTTATTTCTCTGAAATTGGCTTAATCTGGTGAAAATATGATGAATTTGGTGGTTTTGTGATGTGGGTTTGGTTGAGTCATCTTAATGTTAGAGAAAGATGTCGAAACTGTAATTCTTAATCATATTTTGAAAATGGGTTTTCAATGTGATGTTTATGATGGTAATACTTTGATTAGATGAGTTGGATACTGATGCACTGTGATTAGAATGTGTTGTGCATTTTAAAGGGTTTCTATGACTGTCATTCATTTGTTGATTTACTTGCGTGTTTGCTTGTTTTGTGTTGGTAGTTTTCTGGTGATTTCAAAAATTTTGCTTTGAAAGTGATGATGTTGATTGGGTTTTTATAATCTGCCATATTTTGGATTTGTGTGTTCAAAATGGGGCTTGTGTTTTTATAATTCGTAATTGAGACATTCACTTATATTTTTGCAATGACCAGCTAAAGCTGTTTGccaagaaggaaaactggtgcCAGATTTGGGTTCGAGTAAAAACTGATAGGTATGCACTTCTTTCTTTCTCCCTATACTGATTTCTAAATTGTAGGCTTTCATTTTTTTATGTCATGAGTACCATCTAGATTTCAATCACCTGTTGtataaatgaaatgaaatttttagcTACCCACTGCATAGCAAATAGGTCAAATTTTATTctcaaagaataaaataaaaaataggcCAAATTTGAAAGAGAATTTTAGATCATTGATGCTTTTTGAAGTTAAGACAGTAGAAAGGAGTATCTTCATGATTGAGAACTGAATCTTATACATAGAATCGTGCCAGCATAACATATATGATTTAGTCGGCATATGGAGTTATTGGTGGTTTTCATATGTTGGAGTCATTGGTGATTTATTTGGTACGTGTAGGAATTGGACGGATTCTAGTTATTTTGGGTGTTCAACCATGGTAGACGATGTTAGGTATTTTGGATGCTAAGTACCATGAACAACATGTGCATTAGTTGGTGTTCGTAGATGTCGAACAAGAAATAGATCAAATTCCTGGTTTGATGTCATGTTTTTATATGTTAATTGATGCTGATTTTATAGAAGAGATAGGAGATAAACTTTCTTGGTGATTGTCAACGATGCCTCTCTGTAGTGAATTAGATTCTTAATATCATGTGAGGAACTGATCTTTACACAAAATTTGAGATTAGTCGATGGTGCTATTCTTTTCAGGCTTTGTAGGTTAACTTTGATTGTTGTGTAATATTTGATTTTTGTATTTCTGAATATTTTATCATGTCGCTTTAGTCTAGCTTATGAAATTGGATGTAGTATTTGCTTCAGTTGTAGAGCTACCTTAAAGGGATAATCCTAAATGTTTCCATTTCAGATACCTGTTTTAACCGAAGCTGTTGAAGGAAGCACAAAGTCGGTGTTTAAAGTTTGGAATCAACGCTTCGATTATCAAAGGTATCTGTATCAATCTTTACTTGTATAATTGGATGAGTCATTAGTGCAAACTTGTTTTTCTACTAGTTATTACTTCTAAACATGCTATAGTTTGTCGTTTCCCTCTGAGTGTTAGCAGTCTACTGCGTTAATATGGATCCAGAGGCTTCTAGAAATGCTCGAGAATCGTTGGAACTGGCTTTTCAAATGTCAAACATTCTGGAAACAGGGTTGGATCGCCACACACTTTCAGTCCTCGTTGCTCTTTGTGAAAAGGGCTTGAATCCCGAGTCACTTGCTGCACTTGTCAAGGAGCTCAGAAGGGAACCACAAACTAACCCTACT
This DNA window, taken from Papaver somniferum cultivar HN1 chromosome 3, ASM357369v1, whole genome shotgun sequence, encodes the following:
- the LOC113362197 gene encoding uncharacterized protein LOC113362197 — protein: MNFAGFGLYKALKNRTRHYLHVTFSSTVRSKVFHGKLESVYGNPDQFPQEVCSSFSWEARKYYGNPDKFPQGFGLFVFCWFRSRRLSRRFLRSRNRRRMLEIDRFVKKNWVILDEGNFDFQVDNKCVFSCCWFGSTKSFLLRKG
- the LOC113362199 gene encoding mitotic-spindle organizing protein 1A-like gives rise to the protein MDPEASRNARESLELAFQMSNILETGLDRHTLSVLVALCEKGLNPESLAALVKELRREPQTNPTTTPAAPTCP